Genomic DNA from Porites lutea chromosome 4, jaPorLute2.1, whole genome shotgun sequence:
CTAGTAACTTTTAAATCAAAATGCCACAAAAAATCGGCGTTGTTCTTGTTGGCCTTTTAAAATGTTCTAGTGTGTTCGTGGCAGTCGTCTAAATTAAGGCTCCGAAAAGTGGATTCCGTTTAAAAAATTGGTGGCTTGCTTTAAAcggcaaatacaaaaaaagatcgaCCAAGGGAAGGTTTTGTAAACCCGCGAGACTGAGCAACCCCACAAACCCCTGTTTTCACTAAAACTGCTGGACACAAAACTTCCCCAGGACCGATATTGTATTGTCACAACCGCATTAAAAAGCCAATAAGCTCTTGGAGGTAAAATGGGAAAACGCGTCAGCCAGTTTGCTGGCTTTAATTCACAGTGGTGGAAATTTACGCATTCCTAAGTTCAATCTTGTAAGTTCCAGTATGCACTTAGGGCAAGATTCCTGCAATTAACTGCGTAAGTTTTCCATTGCCTGGttgcatttttttaactttctttttaattatatCCAATGTCAACCACAtcacgtttttgtttttgactatctttttcaactttgcttaTTGCGGTTCCCAGATGACAAGTACGTTTTGTGTAACCGAAGACTGAAGGCAATAAATTAAATAATCCTCTACTGATCTACCAGATCAACCCTATTTCAAACTTAGCTTATCAGTGAAATTTAAGGCCAAGATCAGACGTAGAAAGCAGCTTTGTTCTATCaacaatgttatttttaaaCACTATTTTATCTGTTGAAACAGTTCGTGGAAAATAAACAATTCCCATTTCCTTTTACATCTTGTATATAATAGTTACATAACATGAACATGTGAATCATCATCAAGCCTATTTCGAAACTCGCCCGCAAGACTTTTTCGTTCTTCAGTATCAAGGATGGAACAGTAACACGCGGCTGTGACTAATAGTTGAGTAAATTGAAGCGAATTGTCGCTAAATTAGTTTCAAGTATCGAGACAAACATGTAAAATATGCAGGGTCGCTGTTTAATAAGATTTAATTCACACTTATGCCCTCTGGTTCCAGCCCCACCGACAAGTTCTAAGAGAGAAGAAAGGATCTAACAAGACAGAATTAAGCAGTCATGCACAAAAAAGAATTACAACGATAACTTaacataaatgaaataaaacaggagatgcaaaatacaacaaaaataattcaaaatttattttttgagtaAATTGTTGAAAAACCAGTTGATATCATGAGAAAGTGCTAGCagaggtttaatttgaatgaCCACATCATTAATTAGCTAAGGTTTCGTCCACATTCTCAAAAGTGAGCCGGACTCTTTTAAATAGATAACATATGAAAGTACTGCGGTAGACGTTTTATTTGATACAGAAGCAAACTTGAGACGTGACGTCTCTAACATAGCAtctaagaataaaaaaatcctCAAATAATTTTCAAAGGCTAGCAgaatacaagcaatcttgcagccaaacaaaaagataaacaaacagacaaacaaaaagaGCCAGAGTCATCCAAACCGGCAGCAAAAATGGCTTTTGTTTATAATCATGGAAGAGATTATTTACCCAGTTGGATACATAACCTAAAGCAAACGGATATCTGCAGCCATATCTGATTTCCATTTTCGCGACAAAATTGTTATCGAAAGGTCTATCAAGAGTCTATCAAGTATCATCCCTTTGGTCGAAACCCTTATTCTGACTTGGTGAACTAAAAAGTTGCTGCTCTCTGTAATCGatggatttttattttcagagCTGGGATCGAATGCGTGAAGGGAAGTGTCTGAACTAAGTCATTCACCACACTGATGTTACGTAAATGACACACCAGTTCATGTTTTTGCTGTTTGTAAAAACCGACAATACCAAAAATAATCCAAGATGTTTAAAGTAAGTtactcaaatacaaagtaaccCTCAAGGCAGAAATGATATTACATAGTTTTCTTTATTACTtccattgttattttttttccctttgaaaGCATTTTAATTTACACAAATACCGCCCATTTCTGATACTATATAAGGAAACAATTATTTACAGAACGCAGactgaaaaaaagacaatattTTAACAGGGATAGTAGATCTAATGATTAGGCAGAAAGACGAGGCACGTAGCTCGTGTTTTTTCGGTGGCTTATACCTAACATCTAAAAAGTGTGACAATAAAAACAGTTACGTAACATTTTGCATTGCATAACAGAAACacgcttttttaaaattacacctGCAGGATGTTATAATAGCCACTCCACAGAGATGTTAGTATTCGACTTCGTAAAAGTGAGGAATTACATATTTCGCAATAGTGATTTAGCATAATTCAGTAAGACTTTAGGCAAAAAGTACCACTGTGACAATGTTTAAAAATTCAGTTGGCCAGCGTTCATTTGATTGGTCAAATTAACTTGGCTCTTCACAAAAAATACCTGAATTGCTTTGTATAAGTTTAAAAGTTCAGAAGgtttttccttttagaatatGCTATGTAACCAAAATTTAATGactatttctttaattttgattaaATTAGTTATATTACATCAATGGGTATTCACCGATATTTATAGACACtaaagaaacccaggttaaaaacTTTGTGTAAAAGTGGAAGTAAATATACTGTTGCGCAATAATGGCTGATGACATTTAACAGCAAAGAAGCGTTACAATAGCAATTCATTCTTTATAAGGAATTTTTCATAATGTCACTCTAGACTTCAATTTACAAAGGAATTAGTTAAAAGTTCAATGAAGAACCGTCGAGGTCAGTACTTTTCCACAACATTTTCAATCAATTTGAGCGGTAGGTTTCCAAGGGTGCACGCATTTGATTTGCAATTGTAATTGCTGTTCACCCTGCCAATTCGAACGCAACTAACAATTACTACATGCAGTCTTACGTTCATCTAACAGTCTTAAAATATCGCTAGGAGTCGCTCCCTTTAATAGTCTCTCGttgaattttcaaattaaaatattaaaaaaccaATGTCGGCAGTGTTTTCCACTGCCTATTACAAATTGTGTTTTcttattaaataacaaaaagccAACAAATATCTACGTATCAACGTACGTATCGTACTGATCATATTGTAGGGACTTCTGAGCTTGTCTAGTGAGCATACATCTTATTAAACTGGCCCAAGCTTTATATTAAGTCGACGCTGAAGGGTTAAAGTTCCCACCTTGCTCGGCCATTAGAATAAGTTGTtgccttttctttttccctATGCTCGAACCTAGTGGGGATTTCCAAGTTATAGATAATGTCCTTTTTGCTGCCTTGCGATACTTGGAGCTCATGAGCCCAAAGATGATGGGATGACAGGTACTGTTAAAGAAGAGCAGCCATGTGAACACGGTAATAAAGATATTAAAAGTGTAGACGTCTGAAACTTTCTCCGAATTAGCCAACAAACGCCAGCACCTAAAGCAGTAGTGGGGAAAGAGGGTTACAGCAGCTGCAGTGGCGATAAACACCAGCATAACAACAGCCCTCTGTCTCTTCTTGAGGGCCTGCGAACCAACGACATTCACCGCTGCTGACTTTGCTGCAGAGTTTTCTTGCGCTCGATACTTCAATCTTGCCTTGATTTTTACGATTGTGACGACATGGAGAACAATCATGAGCGCGAGCGGAATGATACGCAGGGCAACTGCCTCAACAACAAGGAATATCTGCCGAGTCTTGAAGGAAGGCCAGACTTGGATACAATAGGGAATTCCATCAAacatttttaacttcttgtaactCAAGTACACCGATGACTGGATGATTCCAACAACCCATCCGCCAAGAACCAAGTAGCGAACTTTAGTTTTCTGGGAACGTACTCGAAATGGAAAGCAAACAACCAAGAACTTCTCGACGCTGATGATGACGAGTGTGAAAATAGAGGCATTTATGGCAAGGTTTTGAAGGAAAGCGACCAGTTTGCAGCCGATTACACCGAACGTCCACTTATCTACAATAAAAGCGTCGATCACAAAAACCGGAATGCAGAACACTGTGATAAGAATGTTTGCGAGGCTGAGGCTCAGAACGGAAAAGTTGGTCGAACTTCGACGCATCCCCTTATGGCGGATTATTGCAAAGGACAGGATGCTGTTCCCAATGAAAGAGGCAACGAAGataaggaagaagaagaaaataatggCCACTCTGCTGCCCACGGAAAACTGGCATTTTACGGTGCCGCAA
This window encodes:
- the LOC140933607 gene encoding neuropeptide FF receptor 2-like, which translates into the protein MMNSTHLKASNSTLPVCGTVKCQFSVGSRVAIIFFFFLIFVASFIGNSILSFAIIRHKGMRRSSTNFSVLSLSLANILITVFCIPVFVIDAFIVDKWTFGVIGCKLVAFLQNLAINASIFTLVIISVEKFLVVCFPFRVRSQKTKVRYLVLGGWVVGIIQSSVYLSYKKLKMFDGIPYCIQVWPSFKTRQIFLVVEAVALRIIPLALMIVLHVVTIVKIKARLKYRAQENSAAKSAAVNVVGSQALKKRQRAVVMLVFIATAAAVTLFPHYCFRCWRLLANSEKVSDVYTFNIFITVFTWLLFFNSTCHPIIFGLMSSKYRKAAKRTLSITWKSPLGSSIGKKKRQQLILMAEQGGNFNPSAST